Within Desulfobacter sp., the genomic segment CGCTTCATGCACAACTCCGGCGATGCCTGGAGAAAAAAGCCTTCCGACATCAAAGGATCAATATGGCCTTCGGGGATGACCGAGGGACACCGGATAGGGGTTTCCACCTCCAGATAGCCGTTGGACATGAAAAAATCCCTTGTATAATGAAGCACAAGGGAGCGTGTTTTTAGATTTTTTAATTTTATTGCTATATGGTTCATATAATGCTTGGTTTCCATGTATATGACGGGTGGCCTGATTAATCAATTTTTTACCGGCTCTAAATTTGCAACTAAATTTGCAATCTGATGGCTCGGACAGCCCGGTCCCGCCTGAGCGGTGGCACCACCGCCTTGGGTTTCGCAAAAAAATATTGATATCAATTGCAGAAATTCAGCACTGAGGGGCGGACAGGCCGGAAAGCGGCATTGGGTTGCTTTTTTCTTAGGGGGCCTTATGGAGCGGAACGAAAAAATCCGTCTTGTCTGAGGACGAAGGACGAGTTTAACGGATTTTCGTGCAGCGGAATTCGGCCCTCTATAAAAAAGTGACAGCCGCCTTCCGGCCTGCCCGCCCCGGTGTTTATTTGGTTTTACCGATAGCCCCTATTGCTTCACCTCATAATAATCCTTTGGCCGGTCCTGGAGGTAGATTTTGTGGTATTTGGTTTTATCGGCCTTGTCGTAGAACTCATAGGCCTTTTCCTTGCAGGCGTCACAGGCGTTGATGGGGATATGGACCCCCAGGATGTGGTGGCCCGGGGTGGCCTTGGAATCCACCTCAAAACTGCCGCCGCAATCCCTGCAGATCCGGATTTTCTCCTTTTGCCGTTCAAAGATGTTGTCGGTGTCGTAGAATACCTCCCGGTGGCGGATGAGGATGTCGCCCGGGGTTCCGGCGGCTTCCCGCATCTGATCCCGCTGGTTCCAGTAGCCCATGATCTGGTCCGTGGTTTTTTTGATCTTGTCGGTGAGGCTCACGGACTGCTTAAGGCGGTCGGGGTTGTAATCGGGTTCTATTACGCCTGAATAGTCCAGGCCGGCCATGGCCAGAATGATTCCAAGGTTGACGTAGGGCAGGGCGCCTTCAATGGAATAGCCCCCTTCCAGTACGGCAATGTCCGGCTTGAGCATGGAGGTGAGCTGGGCATAGCCCTGGGCGGAAAAATTCATGTTGGTTAAAGGGTCGGTGTAATGGTTGTCCTGTCCGGCGGAATTGACGATAATATCGGGCTTGAATTCCTCCAGCACCGGAAGGACACAGTTTTTAATCACATAGAGGTAGCCTTCGGTGGAGGTGCCCGGGGGCAGGGGGATGTTCAGGTTTGAGCCCTTGGCATTGGGGCCGCCCAGTTCGCCCGGGAAACCCGTGCCCGGATACATGGTCCGGCCGTCCTGGTGCAGGGAGATGAACAGCACATCCGGGTCATGCCAGAAAATATCATTGGTGCCGTCACCGTGGTGGCAGTCCGTATCAACTACGGCGATGCGCTTGAGTCCGAATTTGGACCGGATGTACTCCACCATCACCGCCTCAATATTGATGTGGCAGAACCCCCGTCCGCCATGGGAGACCCGCATGGAGTGGTGTCCGGGGGGGCGGACCAGGGCAAATCCGTTTTTAACTTCCTTGTTCATCACGGCATTGGCAATGGCCTTGGCGCCACCGGCTGAAATAAGGTGGGACTCCGTGGTCACGGTCCGTTCGTCGGGCACACAAAAATGGGTGCGCTGGATGTCCTCCGGGGTCACCAGATCGGGCTTGTATTCCACAATGCCCTGGATGTCGAAAATCCCTTCTTCGGTGACCTGGTCCTGGGTATACAGCAGGCGCTCCTCCCGTTCCGGATGGGTGGGGTCGATGGCCCAGTCAAATGCAGGAAAAAATACAAGCCCGGTTTTGTGAGATGATTTTAGCATGGTCGCCTCGTTGTCTTGTATCAGCCGTTTGTGCTGAGTACCGATTCATAGCCCTTGATCAGGCCGGGTTTCAACTGCATTTTTGTCCTGAATATCTTTCCTCTGGGGGAGAAATTCCGGACAATGTTGAACTCCTGGAATTCCACCACTTCCACCTCGTCGATATTATCCGGGTCGGCACCGGCGTTTTCCGCCTTTTCCTTGAGCAGGGTATAGGCGGTCTCCACAAGTTCGTCCTCGGAAAAGGTTTTGGAAATGGGCTCTGCAAAATCTTCTTCATGGGCCGTGACAATGCCCTGTTCCGTGTCGGCGTTGAGTGACACTTCGCAGGTGGTCCGGGCCAGGGCCGCACCAATGGCATTGGCCACCGAGGATTCGGGTACGGCCAGTGTGTCTATTTTGTACATATCTTCGATTTTTTCTGCAAAAAAACGGGCCGGTCCGCCCAGAAGCAGTATTTTTGCCGGGCTCAGCTTGTAACCCTCCAAAAAGTCGTGGACCGTGTACACGGGTTTGGAATTGAGCCGGTCGATCATTTCAAAGGTTTTTTTCAAAATGATATTGCAGCAGGATCTAAAGATGTGGTCGGCTGCTTCCCTGTCGTCCATGGACAATTGGGCAGCGATCTGACGGATTCCTTCGCGGGCCTTGTCCTTGTCCCCCTCATCCATGAGTCCCAGGACCACCAGGGCATCCGTGGGGGTGGGGCCGGGGCCGCCGAAGGCCATGGCCGGTCCCAGGCGGTCGGGGCCGATGGTCAGCTTCCCGTCATTTACCCGCAGGGCTGAATCCCCGCCGATGCCCTTGGAATCGGTCCTGAGGGAGCGGATCAAACTTTTATACTGCCCCCGCCGGATGCCCACGGGCTCCAGCAGCGGGGTTTTGTCCACAAGAAAGGCAATATCCGTGGTGGTGCCGCCGATGTCCAGGACAATGGCGTCCTGCCCGGCCGGGGCATGGGGAATGGCCCCCATGATGGAGGCGGCCGGTCCCGACAGAACGGTCTGGGCCGGGAAAATCATTGAGGCGGACAGGGTCATGGTTCCCCCGTCTGCCTTGAGGATCTGGATGGGCACGGTGATGCCCATTTCTTCCAAAGATTTTTCTACGGCCTGGAAAAAATTCTTGTGCAGGGAAAAAACCGATGCATTCAGGTGGGTGGTCGCAATGCGCCGGGGGAAGTTGAGATTGCCCGACACATGATGGCCCAGGAAGACTTTTTTAAAATATTTGTTCAGAATCCGTTTGATCAGGATTTCGTGGGAGGGGTTTCGTACACAGAATTTGCTGACCACGCCCACGTATTCGATGCCGGCCTTTTGCATGACCCTGGCGATATCCTGGATTTCCATTTCATTCACCGGTGCCTTTTCACGCCCCCGGTGATTGATGGAGCCGCCCACGGCATAGTAATGCCTCCCGGTCCTGAAGTGTTCCGGGTCAATACCCGGACCTGCGGACACGATCATGCCCACCGGCGCCATGGTTTTCTGGACGATGGCATTGGTGGTCAGGGTGGTGGATATGACCACCCGCCGGACCTGTTCCGGGTCCGTGTGCTTCAGAAGCGCAGAAAATCCTGAAAGGACGCTTTTGAAGAGGTCGTCAGGATCAGTGGGTACTTTTACGCGTTCTTGAATCCCTGAGCTGCTGAGGAGAACAGCATCCGTGTGGGTGCCGCCGACATCTAATCCTAAAATCATGGCGTCTTCCTTGGCATAATGATTGAACCCGGCTCCAGTCATCCCTCATGAGAGTCCGCCGGGTCTGCAATCCGGTCTGAATGCAAATTTGAAATCAAGTGATACCAGGGTATCTATAATAAGGGGGAGCTTGTCAGAAAACAAACCTGTTGTCAATGAAGTTTTAGCCCTTGAAATGGAGGTGGATTTCATTTATCGTTCGATAACGTTGTTAACTTGCATAAATTGTAATCCAATATCAGGAGAGAATTATGTCAGTGGTAAGATGGAGAAAGCAGGACAATATCGCCGTCATCGAGATGTGCAACGGTGCCAACCGCATGAACCGGGCCTTTGCCGAGGCCATGACCCTTTGCCTGGACCAGGTGGAAGGCGACGCCGACATCCAGGCGGCGGTGCTGACCTCAACCGATGAAAAGAACTTCTCCCAGGGCATTGATGTGGAATGGATCGGCGGCAAGCTGGCCGCCGGGGAGAATGAGGCGGTGAAGCGCTTCATGTACGGCATGAACGGCGTGTTTAAGCGGCTTCTGCTTTTTCCTGTGCCGGTGATCGCCGCCATTAACGGCCATGCCTTCGGCAACGGCGCCATTCTCTCCTGTGCCTGCGATTTCAGGTTTATGAAAAAGGATCGCGGATTTTTTTGCTTTCCCGAAGTGGATGTGAGCATTCCCTTTCTGCCGGGGATGATCGGGTTTGTCCGCAAGGCCATTCCCGAATACCGGTTCAACCAGATGCTGCTGTCAGGCCAGCGCATGACCGCACCGGACCTTGAGGTCTCCAATGTACTTGTCAAGGCCTGCGAGAATCAGGAAGAACTGATGGCAGATGCCCTGGCCTATGCCGCCAGCTTTACTAAAAAGAGGGGGATTTTCAGGGAATTAAAAACGCGGATCCACAAAGAACTGATTCGGATTATCGATGAAGAAGACCCCGAGTTCATCGATACCTTGAATTTATTTGTTGCCGACTAAATCGTCTTCTTTGCGAATTCAATAAATTTCTGGCAGATGGGCGAGCGGCTCCGCTTTTTGGACAGGGTCAGGTAAAAATACCGGGTCAGGTCCAGGCCTTCAACGCTGAGGGAAAAGAGGCGGCCGGTCCGCAGCTCCTCTGCCACGGCAATGGTGGAAAGAATGGAAATCCCCACCCCGCTGATGATTCCCTGGATTACGGAAACGGAATTGCCCATGGTCACATTGGGGACCAGTGCCTTGGCATCGAATCCGGCATCCCCAAGGCTTTTAAGAATGGATTTCCAGGTGCCGGAGCCCCTTTCCCTGGCGATGAAAGGCTGGCTGAGGAGATCTGAACAGGGCACGGATTCCCTGCCGGCCCATTTATGGCCCGCCGGCACAATGAGCTTCATCTCGTCCTGAATCAGCTTTTCCTGTTCCAGGCCAGGGTCCTGGGTCTTTGCACCGACAATGCCCAGTTCCAGTTCCCCCTGTTTGACGGCCCGGGTGATCTGGCCGGTGTCTCCGGCCGTCAGGGAAATGGATACATCCGGATATAGCTGTTTGAATGCCCCCATCAGCCTTGGGAAAATATATCCCGCCGGAATGGTGGAGCCGCCCATGATGAGTTTGCCCTTGGTCTGCCCCAAAAAATCCAGCATGGCCGACTGGGTCTCTTCCCGCAGGTCAAGCAGCCGTTTGGCGTAGTCGTAGAGGATCAGTCCGGCCCGGGTGGGTTCTGTCACCTTTCCCAGCCGGTCCAGCAGCCGGCACTGGAAATGTTCTTCCAGTTCTTTGATGTGGGTGGACACCGTTGGCTGGGAAAGGTTGATGGCCTCGGAGGCCTTGGAAAAACTTTTGTTTTCAACGACGGATACAAATATGTGAAGCTGCCATAAATCCATGGGCGGTCAAAGATCCTTATAAATATAGAATTAGGTGCGGGGACTTAATTGTCCGGTCTCAGCTTGGGGAATTTTTCCATGAGTTTGAGCTTCACCGGTTCCGGCACCATGTCTGAAATGTCTCCGCCGAACTGGGCCGCTTCCTTGATGATGGAAGATGAGGTAAATATCCACCGCAAGCCTGTCATGAGGAATACCGACTGGACATCCTTGTTCAGCTTCCGGTTCATCAGGGCCATCTGGAATTCACTTTCGAAATCGGAGATGGCCCGCATGCCACGGATCACGGCCACGGCATTTTTCATCCTGGCGTATTCCACCAGCAGGCCGTCAAAGGTGTCTACCTGGACCTGGGGATTTCCGTTGAGGCTCTCCCGTATCATAGTTACCCGCTCTTCTTTGGAAAATAGTGATTTTTTCCCCGGGTTGTGGAGCACGGCGATGATCACAAGGTCAAAGATGTCCTGGGCGCGTTTCAGCACGTCAAGATGGCCGTTGGTCAGGGGGTCAAAGGAGCCGGGATAGATTGCAATTCTCTGTTTTTTTTCAGCCATGTGCATCCTCTTGGGTTAGTTGTCGGATTCCCGCAAAAATGAAACAAGTGTCTTTGAGTATTTTTTTTGGCGGTAAATGTCAAGGGACTTCAGGGGAAGGGCGAGGCTTTCCTTAAAATCCTGTTCAACGATGACAATACCGCTGGGGGCCAGCAGGTTTATGAAGCCTTCCTTGGCCAGCACCTGTTCGGGCAGGCCCTTATTGTATGGGGGATCCATGAAAATCAGGTCAAAGGCGTCCAGGCCGGCTGGCAGGGGGCGGGCCGAAAGGTCGTGGCAGAGAAGGGTCGACCGCTCTTCCATCCGGCAGAGTTGGATATTTTTTTTGATGACCTCGCAGGAGGACTGGGCACCGTCTATGAAGACCGCTGCTTCGGCGCCCCGGCTCAGGGCTTCAAGTCCGAAGGCGCCGGTGCCTGCAAAGAGGTCCAATACCCGCTGCCCCCGGATGGCGGGACCGATGATGTTGAACAGGGCTTCCCGGACCCGGTCGGGGGTGGGCCGAATGTCCCGGCCCTGGATCTGGGTCAGCTTTCTGCCCCGGCAGTCGCCGCTGATGATTCTCATTATTTGTCCAGCCGCTTATTGATGAAAGCCACGCTGGTACCCATCCGTTTGGCCGCTGCCGCCACATCCCCTTTTTCTTCTTTTACCTTATGGCGGATGTAGTCATGCTCAAAGGCGGTGCGGGCCTCATCCAGGCTGTCCATGGTGTACATCCAGCGCCGCTCTGCCTGGCCTCCTCCGGTGGCCTCCGGATTGTAGGGCTGGGGAATGTCCTCTTTTTTAATGGTGTCGGTTTGCACCATGATGTGGAGGCGTTCCATGAGGTTTTTCAACTCCCTGACATTGCCCTGCCAATGGTATTGGTCCAGCAGTTCCAGCGCTCCCTGGGAAATTTTTTTCGGTTTGGATGAGGATTTATCTGCCAGCTTTTTTAAGAATACATCCACCAGCATGGGGATATCCTCCTTGCGGTCCCTCAGGGCCGGCACCTGGATGGGGACCACGTTGAGGCGGTAAAAGAGGTCTTCCCGGAAACTGCCCCTTTTGATTTCCTCTTCCAGGTCTTTGTTGGAGGAGGTGATCAACCGGACATCCATCTTGATGGTCCGGCTGGATCCGATGCGCTGGAAGGTCTTTGATTCCAGGGCGCGGAGCATTTTTGCCTGGGTGTTGATGTTCATGTCCCCAATCTCGTCCAGGAAGAGGGTGCCGCCGGAGGCCAGTTCAAATTTACCCTTGTTTTTTGAGGTGGCCTGGTCAAAGGCCCCTTTTTCATGGCCGAAAAGTTCGGATTCCAGATGTTCTTCGGGAATGGCGGCGCAGTTGATGATGATAAAAGGCCCTTCGGGCCGGGCGCTGAACTGGTGGATGGTCCGGGCCACCATCTCCTTTCCCGTGCCGTTTTCCCCGGAAATCAGGATGGAGGCGTCGGTGGGGGCGGCCGCCATGACTTCCCCGTAAAGCTTCTGTACGGCAGGGCTGGTGCCGGTGATGGAATTCTTTTCGATGGCCTTTTTGCGCAGGTAGGTGTTCTCTTCTTCCAGTTTTCTGAAATTCAGGGCATTGTTGATGGTGACCATGACCTTGTCGATGGACAGGGGTTTTTCAAGGAAATCAAATGCCCCGGATTTGGTGGCGTCCACGGCGGATTCAATGGAACCGTGGCCGGTGATCATGACCACGGGCAGGTTGGGATAGTTTTTTTTGATCTCTTTGAGGGTGTCGATGCCGTCCATGCCCGGCATCCAGATATCCAGAAGCACGATGTCCGGGGAATGGGTTTCTATTTTTTTCAGGGCCTCATATCCGTTATAGGCATGCATGACCTCGAAGCCGTCATCGGAAAGAATTCCTTCCAGGGAGTCGATGATGGTGGTTTCGTCGTCAACGATTAAGACTGCCGGGTACATAATTTTGTCCTTTCATAATGCTTATACCGGGAGCTCAATGATGAACTTGGCTCCCCTGGGCTGGTTGTCCTGAACCCTGATGACCCCGTTGTGGTCGGAGATGATGGAATTTACAATGGCAAGGCCCAGTCCCATGCCGGATTTCTTGGTTGAAAAATAGGGTTCGAATAGTTTTGTTTTTTCCTTGTCCGAAATGCCCTTGCCCGTATCGGCTATTTCAATGCGGACGATTTTGAGGATCCCGTCAAAGGAGAGGTCTATGACAATACAGCCCTTTTTGTTCATGGCGTAGACCGCATTGTCAATGAGGTTGATAAAGGCCTGCTTCATGTGCTGGTGGTCCAGCTTCAGGGTGGGGATATCTTCCCCGAACCGGGTCTGGATGTCCACGTCGGGCAGCCCCTCCCGGTACAGGGCGATGGTTTCCAGAATGATATTGTCAATACGGGCCGAGGCAAAGCTGGTGTCCGGAAATTTGGCAAAGGCGGAGAACTGGTTGACCAGGTTCCGGATCAGGTCCACATGCTCCACAATGGTATCGGCGCAGCCGGTGAATATCTCATCGTTGATCTCTTTGCCGTATTTGCGTTTGAGGCGCTGGGCCGACAGCTTGATGGGGGTCAGCGGGTTCTTTACCTCGTGGGCGATGCGCCGTGCCACCTCCCGCCAGGCCACCATGCGCTGGGCCTTTTCAAGTTCGGTGACATCGTCGAATACCATCACCGCCCCCAGGTTGTGTCCCGCGTCGTCCATGAGGGTGGTGTAGTGGAGGGAAAAGTGTTTGGGCACCCCGGATACCGAGGCCGATACCGGCACCTCAATGACCCTTGCCCCCTGGGAGGCCTGGTCGTAAATCTTGTCCGCCAGCTTAAGGTAGTCGTCGGAAAGAACCTCCTTGAAATTTTTATTCAGAATGTTCGCGCTGTCCACATCCAGCATGGATTCGGCGGCTTTGTTGATGGTGGTGATCACGCCGCGGTTGTCAATGGAGATAACACCGGCGGAGATATTTTTAAGTACAATTTCAATGTATTGCCGGCTTTTTTCCAGCTCTGTGTTCTGTTGCTTGAGCATTTCCCCGGACAGGGCAATCTGTTCACGTCCGGCGGCCAGCTGCCGGGTCATGGAGTTAAAGGAGTGGATGAGGGTGCCGATCTCGTCATCGGTTTTAAAATCAATCTGGTATTCCAGGTCGCCGTCGGTGATGCGCTGGGTGCCTTCTGCAAATTTCATGATGGGAATGGTAATGGATTTTGCAATCTGGAATCCGAACCAGATGGCGCAGAACACCACCAGGAGGGCCACAATGGACAGGGCGATATAGTAGGAAATCTGAGCCGGTTTCTTGGTCAGCTTGAGCTGCTGGTACTCCTCCACTCCCTTTAGGATGGACTTGAGGTTTTCCGACAGGTCCGGGGAGACCAGGGTGGTGATCACGATGAATCCCTTGGCTTCGGCGGGGGGCGCTCCAAAGGGAATGGCGGATACCGTCCGGAGAAATTCTCCGCCCTCAATGGTCTGGTATACCGTGCTGCTGGTTTTACCGTCCGGAATCCGGGTCAGGTCCGTGGTGGTGAGCAGTCCGAAATACATGGCCTCCAGTTCATTGGCCAGGGAGAGGCTCACCCGTTTTGCGTCCGGGGTGTAGACCTCAACGGCGTTCCGGTTGAAGGCCCGCTGGATTACCTGGGTGTACCGGGTCAGTTTTTCCTGATTCTCCGGGGCAAGAAGATCCCGGGAATCTATCTGAAAGGCGCCGCGTTTGGCAAAGAAGGCGTTTTTATCCTCAATATATTCATAGAGTTTCTGCCCCACAGCCAGGGAGGCGTCCAGGGTTTTTTCCACCGGGGCATTGAACCAGAAGGCAATGGAGGTGGAAATAAACTGGATGGAAAAGATAAAGAGCACGGTGGTGGGCAGCAGGGCCAGGACAATGAAGGCAAAGGTCAGCCGGGTCTTGATCTTGGAGCCCAGGATATTGTTTTTCTTTTCATAGTAAAGCTTGGCCAGGTTCCGGAAGACCAAAAGCAGCAGGCTCAGCAGCAGAAGCAGGTTGATGTTGATCAGGGTGAACATCAGCACGGTGGAGGACAGCGGAAAATCCGTCCCGAAGGGGGTGATCCGGGTCTCCACCACAGTGAGGGCGCAGACCACCAGCAGGATTGCCAGGATAAGGATCCCTTCTTTTTTGCGCTTGGACTTGTCCTGTCTTATTTGCTGTGCCTGGTCGGTCATCATGCTTAGGGTTGTTGTGCTCTAATTATGGCCCGGAAATTATTGGGCAATATGTGTAATATAGGGTAAACCAGGTTAATAGGTGAAGTTGATCACGTACCAGTCGGTTTCAAAATCCCAGAAAGAGACGAAAAATAGAATGTAGTGAAGGGAGAGGGGCAGGGTGACCTTTTCAAGTTCCGCCTTGATTCTGATCTGGTATTTATCCCCTTTGACAATTTGGGCCAGGGGGATGACCTTGAGGTTATCCACCTCTGTCATCCAGGTTTTGGCTTCTTCAAAGGATTTGGTGATCAGCGGAGCCTCTTTTTTCCAGGGCCGGGTTACGGTGTATTCCTCTTTCAGCGAGTTGTACTTGACGGTGGACTGTATCTGAACATCTGCAATTTTTTTATCAAAGAGGGAGCTTGTTGTTTTATACAGGCTCACATAGAAATTGAAAGTGGTGGGAATACCGTTTTTAACGGCTTCAACGGTTTTTTCCTTGAAGGCGTTTTCCACTTCAAAATAGGTCAGCAGATCGTCCCGGGTGTTGGCCAGCTTGATATTGGACAATACCGGATTGATGTCCGCAAAAATGCGCCCGGGAGTCATCATGTTGAAGCAGATAACGGCAACCAGGAGAATATAGTATTTTTTGATCCCGCCCTTCACTAGCATAGTCATATAATCAGCTTCGTTTTGCAGGGCCTGTTTCCCAGGCCTCTTTTTCATCAAGGAATTTTTTTATGAACAAGTGGTTCAGGGTGTGGCCGGATTTGTGTGTGATGATATGTCCCTGGATGGGCATTCCCAGCAGAGAAAAATCACCCAGGCTGTCCAGAATTTTGTGCCGGACAAATTCATCCCGGTACCGTAGTCCGCCTTCGTTCAAAATTTTATCATTGTCGATAATAATGGCGTTGTCAAGACTTCCCCCCTTGCCCAGGCTGAATCTTTTGAGCATTTCGATGTCTTTAATGAAGCCGAATGTGCGCGCACGGCTGATTTCCGCCTCAAAATTATTTTTGGCCCGGTCGAATACCAGCTCCTGAAAACCGATGAGGGGGTGGTCGAAATCAATGGAACAGGAAATCTTAAAACAGGGCTCTGGAAGGATTTTGACAAATTTATCGCCGTCTGTGACCTCAATGGGCTTTTTTATAATGATGAAATGTTTGGGAAGGGATTGCTCCACAATGCCTGCGGCGGACAGGGCCTGGGTAAACTCCCAGGCCGATCCGTCCATGATGGGCATTTCATAGTCGTCCATTTCCACCAGGGCATTGTCGATGCCGAGGCCGGCAAAACTTGCCATGAGGTGTTCAATGGTGGAGACAATGGTACCGTCGCTGGTCCCCAGCACCGTTGCCAGGCTGGTGTCCACCACCAGCTTGAACAATGCCGGAATGTCCTGGGTACCGGGCTGGTCCACCCGCCGGAATTTGATGCCGTGGTTTTCCCGGGCCGGTTTAATGGTGAGATTGTTTTTTTTCCCGGAGTGGACTCCTGTGCCGGAGAGGGCCACATTGGTTGCTATGGTGCGCTGGTTATAAAATTCAGTCATTATATTTATTTTTGTTCCACAAAAGCGTATTCAAAAAGTGGGGTATATATATCTGATTTTAATATACAACGCAAAACAAATGAGAAAAATCTTTGGTTTGCTAGGAATTTCTGGTAGATAAAAAGTGAGTCATTTCTGATAAGTTTCGGTTTAGATTAAAGCAGTTATCTTCTACCTTTTTAGGTGAAACATGATCTCAAAAATGTATTCCTCCGCCGTCCGGGGCATCGACGCCATTGTGGTGGAAGTGGAGGTGGATATCTCCTTTGGCATGCCTGTGTTCCAGATGGTCGGCCTGGCTGAAACGGCGGTGCGGGAGAGTCGTGAACGGGTGAGATCCGCCGTCCAGAATGCGGGATACTCTTTTCCCATGGACCGTGTGGTGGTCAACCTGGCCCCCGCGGATGTTAAAAAAGAAGGCACCGGGCTGGACCTGCCCGTGGCCCTGGGCATCCTCTGCGCCTCGGGGCTTTTTAGCCAGCAGGCCTCAGAGAATTGGATCATGGCCGGAGAGCTGTCCCTGGACGGGCGCCTGAAGCCGGTGAAGGCGGCCCTCCCCTTTGCACTGGCGGCAAGGGACAACGGGTTTAAAGGGATAATCCTGCCCGAGGAAAACGGAGCTGAAGCCGCCCTGGTCAAGGATATTGAGGTGATGGGGGTATCCCATCTTTCCCAGGTGGTGGAATTCCTTGCAGGCCGGACACCGATCGTGCCGGCAGTCCCGGAGCCGGGCGGTCTATCTCCGGCGCATTGGGAGGGTCCGGCAGCGGATTTCGCCCATGTCCGGGGCCAGGCCCATGTAAAGCGGGCCCTGGAAGTGGGCGCCGCAGGCAATCACCACATCCTGATGGACGGCCCTGCCGGATCGGGCAAGAGCATGATGGCCAAATGCCTGCCCGGCATCCTGCCCCTGCCCACCTTTGAAGAAGCCATGGAAACCGCCCGGATTTATTCCATCACCGGTGCGGAACCGGGCCGTGCCCTCATGGAGCGGCCTTTCCGCTCTCCCCACCATTCCATTTCCGATGCGGGGCTTGTGGGCGGCGGAACAGGCCCGGTCCCCGGGGAAATCAGCCTGGCCCACAACGGGGTGCTTTTTCTGGATGAGCTGCCTGAATTCCGGCGCAACGCCCTGGAGGTGCTGCGGCAGCCCCTTGAAGAGGGACGGATCACCCTGGCCCGGGCCAAGGCCAAGGCCACTTATCCCTGCCGGTTTATGCTGGTCGGCGCAATGAATCCCTGTATCTGCGGCAATTTCACCAACCCGGCCGCCGCCTGTACCTGCACCCCGGCCCAGATCCGGAGGTACCGCTCAAAAGTCTCCGGCCCCCTTTTGGACCGGATGGATATCCAGGTGGAAGTGCCCCGGCTTTCCTATGATGAATTGACCCGGATGGACCCTGAAGAATCCTCCGCCGCGATCAGGGAACGGGTGGTGGCCGCAAGGGAACTCCAGCAGAAAAGATTCAACAGGACAGCCCCCTGTTACAGTAACGCCCAGATGGGACCGGAACAGATACGGGAATATTGCGGCCTTGAACCGGACTCAGAAACCATCCTGCGCCGGGCCGTAGACCGACTTAACCTGTCGGCCAGGGCCTGGGCCTCAATATTAAAAGTTGCCCGGACCATTGCAGACCTGGCCCACGAGGCCAGGATCCTGAGGGCCCATATTCTGGAAGCGGTTCA encodes:
- a CDS encoding enoyl-CoA hydratase/isomerase family protein: MSVVRWRKQDNIAVIEMCNGANRMNRAFAEAMTLCLDQVEGDADIQAAVLTSTDEKNFSQGIDVEWIGGKLAAGENEAVKRFMYGMNGVFKRLLLFPVPVIAAINGHAFGNGAILSCACDFRFMKKDRGFFCFPEVDVSIPFLPGMIGFVRKAIPEYRFNQMLLSGQRMTAPDLEVSNVLVKACENQEELMADALAYAASFTKKRGIFRELKTRIHKELIRIIDEEDPEFIDTLNLFVAD
- a CDS encoding histone deacetylase, which produces MLKSSHKTGLVFFPAFDWAIDPTHPEREERLLYTQDQVTEEGIFDIQGIVEYKPDLVTPEDIQRTHFCVPDERTVTTESHLISAGGAKAIANAVMNKEVKNGFALVRPPGHHSMRVSHGGRGFCHINIEAVMVEYIRSKFGLKRIAVVDTDCHHGDGTNDIFWHDPDVLFISLHQDGRTMYPGTGFPGELGGPNAKGSNLNIPLPPGTSTEGYLYVIKNCVLPVLEEFKPDIIVNSAGQDNHYTDPLTNMNFSAQGYAQLTSMLKPDIAVLEGGYSIEGALPYVNLGIILAMAGLDYSGVIEPDYNPDRLKQSVSLTDKIKKTTDQIMGYWNQRDQMREAAGTPGDILIRHREVFYDTDNIFERQKEKIRICRDCGGSFEVDSKATPGHHILGVHIPINACDACKEKAYEFYDKADKTKYHKIYLQDRPKDYYEVKQ
- a CDS encoding hydantoinase/oxoprolinase family protein gives rise to the protein MILGLDVGGTHTDAVLLSSSGIQERVKVPTDPDDLFKSVLSGFSALLKHTDPEQVRRVVISTTLTTNAIVQKTMAPVGMIVSAGPGIDPEHFRTGRHYYAVGGSINHRGREKAPVNEMEIQDIARVMQKAGIEYVGVVSKFCVRNPSHEILIKRILNKYFKKVFLGHHVSGNLNFPRRIATTHLNASVFSLHKNFFQAVEKSLEEMGITVPIQILKADGGTMTLSASMIFPAQTVLSGPAASIMGAIPHAPAGQDAIVLDIGGTTTDIAFLVDKTPLLEPVGIRRGQYKSLIRSLRTDSKGIGGDSALRVNDGKLTIGPDRLGPAMAFGGPGPTPTDALVVLGLMDEGDKDKAREGIRQIAAQLSMDDREAADHIFRSCCNIILKKTFEMIDRLNSKPVYTVHDFLEGYKLSPAKILLLGGPARFFAEKIEDMYKIDTLAVPESSVANAIGAALARTTCEVSLNADTEQGIVTAHEEDFAEPISKTFSEDELVETAYTLLKEKAENAGADPDNIDEVEVVEFQEFNIVRNFSPRGKIFRTKMQLKPGLIKGYESVLSTNG
- the coaD gene encoding pantetheine-phosphate adenylyltransferase; amino-acid sequence: MAEKKQRIAIYPGSFDPLTNGHLDVLKRAQDIFDLVIIAVLHNPGKKSLFSKEERVTMIRESLNGNPQVQVDTFDGLLVEYARMKNAVAVIRGMRAISDFESEFQMALMNRKLNKDVQSVFLMTGLRWIFTSSSIIKEAAQFGGDISDMVPEPVKLKLMEKFPKLRPDN
- the rsmD gene encoding 16S rRNA (guanine(966)-N(2))-methyltransferase RsmD, translated to MRIISGDCRGRKLTQIQGRDIRPTPDRVREALFNIIGPAIRGQRVLDLFAGTGAFGLEALSRGAEAAVFIDGAQSSCEVIKKNIQLCRMEERSTLLCHDLSARPLPAGLDAFDLIFMDPPYNKGLPEQVLAKEGFINLLAPSGIVIVEQDFKESLALPLKSLDIYRQKKYSKTLVSFLRESDN
- a CDS encoding LysR family transcriptional regulator, whose translation is MDLWQLHIFVSVVENKSFSKASEAINLSQPTVSTHIKELEEHFQCRLLDRLGKVTEPTRAGLILYDYAKRLLDLREETQSAMLDFLGQTKGKLIMGGSTIPAGYIFPRLMGAFKQLYPDVSISLTAGDTGQITRAVKQGELELGIVGAKTQDPGLEQEKLIQDEMKLIVPAGHKWAGRESVPCSDLLSQPFIARERGSGTWKSILKSLGDAGFDAKALVPNVTMGNSVSVIQGIISGVGISILSTIAVAEELRTGRLFSLSVEGLDLTRYFYLTLSKKRSRSPICQKFIEFAKKTI